The following coding sequences lie in one Myxococcus xanthus genomic window:
- a CDS encoding eCIS core domain-containing protein: protein MRGGLASPLGPPVQAKCAACESGGGPCAACGEKDAVQPQAAGGTVESRPAAIQREAHAGVKDASAPLPHFVQLQQAFGRHDLSDVTARVGGDAALASDRMGAHAFTMGNRIAFRGPPDLRLAAHEAAHAVQQRSGVQLHDGVGHPGDPYERQADEAADAVVRGETAEPILDRTVGPSGPPVTGTSPSAAPVQPFLATNVHRLFEPPAAPSRMPRPRGGGGTSNGGSRESTEARAAQDGQSTDSGSGAAGSALGAAAGPATDALTSGPAEPTSDTAAPPGGTDGAQACVGGGPQSATCYTEAIQEPEVAPEQQPPEPAPTESQEAASSVSPDAEEQDNCPIEEAISEQAPSSTEAAAPAQSTLESNASASEAGEASAEGAPTGDDAASLSSEASGGSGGAPAEDTANEAARAPLDEAIATTEVQRWDAVAAHGSASASLANAGAGAISLRGGVQFVPAPGATSADDARRVDANSRADAFFLQAANRIEDAVLLTLDDVPARIGALAETYKSAISASMEEQKAAISASVEQARVAATAQAEGARQQVLSEHSTTVSTIHSETDSALESLRAVYDSGVLLVDEQESGTLDSVNSLYAQARIAHEALGPTVGDECIQLGEEYAEEYEGCKINKKDSFFAGYLTDRRAEAQMKAARETAKGYRKSLVDTATKQAGEAMKGRQRDRCGVIAAARRARETLDTQYEQLVTALESSRTQALTQAETTRDSMMASVDSAFIAELARLDRHEHDQRQSVNDTGYLQQSLIELAAFASATSIQNAVTGAIDTLVQALTGVRDLFARQSAPEGEHLERILGQAMGGLEGGLDGLVSQVEHGAAGALERVDGVGNQGLEAMLRLGQSSEEATAALVDSFTASMGALAAGATTSFGQQRDAFTTQAQQVASDGASGLETVATGFQTTCTTILTHVESALVDSADALEQSLRASKAQLDCDIPVQAQTAASKEQPAWKGVLAVVLIIAIVIVVALVVGPAVIGAVGAAASALGATAAAATIGTIVGGAIVGAATSAAIQVLNNWASGERLMAGVGKAALMGAIGGIVGAGAGAIIQNAVKNVALQFVANIAADAVLEVATQLITGEFSWNALGMSVLMSVVTGGFGEVPRIKRVQQRWMARGAGVVPGSRARAFRESIAPRPPAESEAVTTVSPRPEAETDSTTTARPEADADASTTPRPEAEAQATKTPQPEDGAATQSTPRAEDIAETDLPPRSEADVEPTDLHSEVGASAPPRAQAEAESTSQGAASNTPGKKSEDNLDFYEDIETNPKGRAQQTLGWSGDIHSPTSSSPHLDFIKGGIDFMESISNGMQHRLDMLLHRSHQSYEQHVARINEQMAALVNDPITQARLASLRKNYKANQAEIQRIEADIAQQYEALRLSRYQAGKARETRSAANKQPAEKVMSELRTALLGADSPAAAAIAAKPTFTEKGLKTIHDFGRTEADIRADIADHYRMTGNAPDDGMTITKLGGPMDVRPEYYHAPNWLNVGASPSSGKIHHELGHRIEHVDPVVSTASKSFVEARARRFVQPGDPIHTESINKLTDSTDYKANEFAHEGGFFHKYVGKVYPGPETEVVTMGLEHFENPSTMVALYRQDPEHFFYVLGVIQRTRARAGFPATTSTGTVGD, encoded by the coding sequence ATGCGAGGTGGATTGGCGTCCCCCCTCGGACCTCCGGTCCAGGCGAAGTGCGCGGCGTGTGAGTCCGGAGGCGGCCCGTGCGCTGCGTGCGGGGAGAAGGACGCGGTGCAGCCTCAGGCGGCCGGAGGCACCGTGGAGTCACGGCCCGCGGCCATCCAGCGCGAGGCCCATGCAGGTGTGAAGGATGCCAGCGCTCCCCTTCCCCATTTCGTACAGCTCCAGCAGGCGTTCGGCCGCCATGACCTGTCAGACGTTACAGCCCGTGTGGGAGGTGATGCAGCGCTCGCGAGCGACCGGATGGGAGCCCATGCCTTCACGATGGGCAATCGCATCGCCTTTCGTGGCCCACCCGACCTGAGACTGGCGGCACACGAAGCGGCACACGCTGTTCAGCAGCGCTCCGGCGTACAGCTCCATGACGGCGTCGGTCACCCAGGAGACCCCTACGAGCGCCAGGCGGATGAGGCCGCTGACGCCGTGGTCCGAGGCGAAACCGCCGAGCCCATCCTCGACCGGACGGTGGGCCCCTCCGGTCCTCCGGTGACGGGAACGTCTCCGAGCGCAGCGCCCGTCCAGCCCTTCCTCGCAACCAACGTCCACCGCCTCTTCGAACCGCCTGCGGCACCGTCCCGAATGCCCAGGCCGCGAGGTGGCGGTGGCACCTCCAACGGCGGTTCGCGCGAATCAACCGAAGCCCGCGCGGCCCAGGATGGACAGTCCACCGACAGCGGCTCGGGAGCCGCTGGAAGCGCGCTTGGTGCCGCGGCGGGCCCCGCGACGGATGCACTGACTTCCGGTCCAGCAGAGCCGACGAGCGACACGGCCGCCCCTCCTGGCGGTACCGATGGCGCACAGGCCTGCGTGGGCGGAGGCCCCCAGAGCGCAACCTGCTACACGGAGGCCATTCAAGAGCCCGAGGTGGCGCCCGAACAACAGCCTCCCGAGCCAGCGCCCACGGAGTCGCAGGAAGCCGCATCCAGCGTCAGTCCCGATGCCGAAGAGCAGGACAACTGCCCCATCGAGGAAGCCATCTCCGAGCAGGCGCCCTCCTCAACAGAAGCCGCGGCGCCCGCGCAGTCCACGCTGGAAAGCAACGCTTCCGCCTCCGAAGCCGGTGAAGCTTCCGCGGAAGGGGCCCCCACGGGTGACGACGCGGCCTCACTGTCCTCGGAGGCATCTGGGGGTAGTGGCGGAGCCCCGGCGGAAGACACTGCGAATGAGGCCGCTCGTGCGCCGCTGGACGAAGCCATCGCCACGACCGAAGTCCAGCGGTGGGATGCCGTGGCAGCGCATGGCAGTGCGTCCGCCTCGCTCGCCAATGCCGGGGCAGGTGCCATTTCGCTCCGAGGCGGCGTGCAGTTCGTCCCAGCGCCGGGTGCGACCTCGGCGGACGACGCGCGACGTGTTGACGCGAACTCACGCGCGGACGCGTTCTTCCTTCAGGCGGCCAATCGAATCGAGGACGCGGTTCTCCTGACGCTGGATGATGTTCCAGCCCGCATCGGTGCGCTCGCCGAGACGTACAAGAGCGCGATCTCCGCCTCCATGGAGGAACAAAAGGCGGCCATCAGCGCCAGCGTGGAGCAGGCACGCGTCGCCGCCACCGCACAGGCCGAGGGCGCCCGCCAGCAAGTCCTGTCCGAGCATTCGACCACCGTCTCCACCATCCACTCGGAGACTGACAGTGCGCTCGAGTCGCTCCGGGCCGTCTACGACTCCGGAGTGCTTCTCGTTGACGAGCAGGAGTCCGGCACGCTGGACAGCGTCAACTCCCTCTACGCCCAGGCACGCATTGCCCACGAGGCACTCGGTCCGACAGTGGGCGATGAGTGCATCCAGCTCGGCGAGGAGTACGCGGAGGAATACGAAGGCTGCAAGATCAACAAGAAGGACAGCTTCTTCGCGGGCTATCTGACCGATCGCCGCGCCGAGGCCCAGATGAAGGCCGCGCGCGAGACGGCCAAGGGCTATCGCAAGAGCCTGGTGGACACGGCCACGAAGCAGGCCGGCGAGGCGATGAAGGGGCGCCAGCGGGACCGCTGCGGCGTCATCGCCGCCGCCCGCCGTGCCCGCGAGACGCTCGACACGCAGTACGAGCAACTCGTCACCGCGCTCGAAAGCAGCCGGACACAAGCCCTGACGCAGGCGGAGACCACGCGCGACTCGATGATGGCCTCCGTCGACTCGGCCTTCATCGCCGAGTTGGCCCGACTGGACCGCCACGAACACGACCAGCGCCAGTCCGTGAATGACACGGGCTACCTGCAACAGAGCCTCATCGAGTTGGCGGCCTTCGCCTCGGCGACGTCCATCCAGAACGCCGTGACGGGCGCCATCGACACCCTGGTGCAGGCGCTCACGGGCGTGCGCGACCTGTTCGCCAGGCAGTCCGCTCCAGAGGGCGAACACCTGGAGCGCATCCTCGGGCAAGCCATGGGCGGGCTTGAAGGTGGGCTGGATGGCCTCGTCTCCCAGGTGGAGCATGGAGCCGCCGGCGCCCTGGAGCGCGTGGACGGCGTGGGAAACCAGGGACTGGAGGCCATGCTGCGGCTGGGCCAGTCCTCCGAGGAAGCGACAGCGGCCCTGGTCGATTCCTTCACGGCTTCCATGGGCGCATTGGCAGCAGGAGCGACCACCAGCTTCGGCCAGCAGCGCGACGCGTTCACCACGCAAGCACAACAGGTGGCTTCGGACGGAGCCTCCGGACTGGAGACCGTGGCCACCGGCTTCCAGACGACCTGCACGACGATTCTCACCCACGTCGAGAGCGCACTGGTGGACTCCGCGGACGCGCTGGAACAGAGCCTCCGCGCCTCCAAGGCGCAGCTCGACTGCGACATTCCCGTCCAGGCACAAACGGCGGCGTCGAAGGAACAGCCCGCCTGGAAGGGCGTGCTGGCGGTGGTGCTCATCATCGCCATTGTCATCGTGGTGGCACTGGTCGTGGGCCCGGCGGTCATTGGCGCGGTGGGGGCGGCGGCGAGCGCGCTAGGCGCCACCGCGGCAGCCGCGACCATTGGAACCATCGTGGGTGGTGCCATTGTCGGCGCGGCGACGTCGGCCGCCATCCAGGTCCTCAACAACTGGGCGTCGGGCGAGCGCCTCATGGCGGGCGTGGGCAAGGCCGCGTTGATGGGCGCGATTGGCGGCATCGTTGGCGCGGGTGCGGGCGCCATCATCCAGAACGCCGTCAAGAACGTGGCTCTTCAGTTCGTGGCCAACATCGCCGCAGATGCGGTGCTGGAAGTCGCCACCCAGCTCATCACGGGCGAGTTCTCCTGGAATGCGCTGGGCATGTCGGTGCTCATGTCCGTCGTCACCGGCGGCTTCGGCGAAGTCCCTCGCATCAAGCGCGTTCAGCAACGGTGGATGGCTCGCGGCGCGGGCGTCGTGCCCGGCTCGAGGGCCCGTGCCTTCCGCGAGTCCATCGCTCCCCGGCCTCCAGCGGAGAGCGAGGCCGTGACGACCGTAAGTCCCCGCCCCGAGGCCGAGACCGACAGCACTACGACGGCACGTCCCGAGGCTGACGCTGACGCCAGCACGACGCCACGCCCCGAGGCAGAAGCGCAAGCCACGAAGACTCCGCAGCCCGAGGATGGGGCAGCCACGCAGTCTACGCCCCGCGCAGAAGACATTGCTGAGACCGACTTGCCCCCCCGCTCCGAAGCCGATGTCGAGCCAACTGATCTCCACTCGGAGGTCGGAGCAAGTGCACCTCCACGCGCTCAAGCCGAAGCGGAATCCACCTCCCAGGGCGCCGCGTCCAACACTCCCGGAAAGAAGAGCGAAGACAATCTCGACTTTTACGAAGACATCGAAACGAACCCGAAAGGCAGAGCACAACAAACGCTCGGCTGGTCCGGAGACATCCATTCTCCGACTTCAAGTTCACCGCATCTTGACTTCATCAAGGGCGGAATAGACTTCATGGAGAGCATCTCCAATGGGATGCAACACCGACTCGACATGCTGCTCCACCGGTCTCACCAATCCTATGAGCAGCACGTGGCACGCATCAATGAGCAAATGGCTGCGCTCGTCAACGACCCCATCACGCAGGCCAGACTGGCCTCGCTGCGCAAGAACTACAAAGCCAATCAAGCAGAAATCCAGCGCATTGAGGCCGACATTGCCCAACAATACGAAGCGCTAAGGCTCAGTCGCTACCAGGCGGGAAAGGCGCGCGAAACGCGGTCGGCGGCGAACAAGCAACCTGCAGAGAAGGTCATGAGCGAGTTGCGCACCGCACTCCTCGGTGCCGACAGTCCGGCCGCGGCGGCCATTGCAGCCAAACCAACCTTTACGGAGAAGGGCCTCAAGACAATCCATGACTTCGGCCGCACCGAAGCCGATATCCGCGCCGACATCGCCGACCATTACCGCATGACGGGCAACGCCCCAGATGACGGCATGACCATCACCAAGCTCGGCGGCCCAATGGATGTCCGACCGGAATACTATCACGCGCCTAATTGGCTCAACGTTGGCGCATCCCCCTCCTCCGGGAAAATACACCACGAACTGGGCCACCGCATCGAACATGTCGATCCTGTGGTCTCGACCGCGTCGAAGTCTTTCGTTGAAGCGCGAGCCAGACGGTTCGTTCAGCCCGGCGATCCAATTCACACGGAATCCATCAACAAACTCACCGATTCTACGGATTACAAGGCGAATGAATTCGCCCATGAAGGTGGGTTCTTCCACAAGTACGTCGGGAAAGTCTACCCAGGCCCAGAGACGGAGGTCGTCACCATGGGGCTCGAGCATTTCGAAAACCCGAGCACCATGGTGGCTCTCTATCGCCAGGACCCAGAGCATTTCTTCTATGTCTTGGGTGTCATTCAACGGACCCGAGCACGGGCTGGCTTCCCGGCGACCACCTCGACTGGTACGGTAGGAGACTGA
- a CDS encoding pentapeptide repeat-containing protein, with protein sequence MTASARDILHALLQKKARARDLQLHSTDLTGAPLDGLRGDGLDLGQANLHGASLRGAQLSACSLERAVLEEAVLEGATLRQCRLDGADLRRARLSEARLEDSSARGTDLYQADLRKARLSETSFSRAILREAVLDGAEGVGVELRGADLTGASLVDVRLDEADFRGADLTGTNVSGGSFRHADFRGAIVDGVQWTGCDRTGARFDAEDATPPRSQPSDTGIPPSAPENFDAPAMATWLGNLMEHALRSAPGSVHGAATRGPETPAELLQLLGSLQQDLGARGVELPDLTARVQPLLSALEQRGDEPPEEWKALLEGLDANAEDIVRALLDRLQAPR encoded by the coding sequence ATGACCGCCAGCGCGCGCGACATCCTCCACGCCCTTCTCCAGAAGAAGGCTCGCGCGCGGGACCTTCAGCTTCACAGTACGGACCTCACTGGCGCCCCACTCGACGGACTGCGTGGAGACGGCTTGGACCTGGGCCAGGCCAACCTCCACGGCGCGAGTCTGCGCGGCGCCCAGCTTTCCGCCTGTTCGCTGGAGCGCGCGGTTCTCGAGGAAGCCGTGCTGGAAGGTGCGACACTTCGGCAGTGCCGGCTCGATGGCGCCGACCTGCGACGGGCTCGGCTCTCCGAGGCCCGCCTCGAGGACAGCTCCGCGCGCGGCACGGACCTGTACCAAGCCGACCTGCGCAAGGCCCGGCTCTCGGAGACATCGTTCTCACGCGCCATCCTCCGCGAAGCCGTTCTCGACGGCGCGGAAGGCGTCGGCGTGGAGTTACGGGGCGCGGACCTCACGGGCGCGTCACTCGTGGACGTGCGGCTGGACGAGGCGGACTTTCGCGGCGCCGACCTGACGGGTACCAACGTGTCAGGCGGAAGCTTCCGCCACGCGGACTTCCGAGGCGCCATCGTGGACGGCGTGCAGTGGACCGGGTGCGACCGCACCGGCGCCCGCTTCGATGCGGAGGACGCCACCCCGCCGCGCTCCCAGCCCAGCGATACGGGCATCCCGCCCAGCGCGCCCGAGAACTTCGATGCCCCTGCGATGGCCACCTGGCTCGGAAACCTGATGGAGCACGCGCTGCGCTCCGCGCCAGGCAGTGTGCACGGCGCAGCCACACGAGGCCCTGAGACACCCGCCGAGTTGTTACAGCTCCTCGGCTCGCTGCAGCAGGACCTCGGCGCCCGTGGCGTTGAACTCCCGGACCTGACCGCACGCGTCCAACCGCTGCTCTCCGCCCTGGAACAGCGAGGCGATGAGCCGCCCGAGGAATGGAAGGCCTTGCTCGAGGGGCTTGACGCGAACGCCGAAGACATCGTCCGCGCGCTGCTCGACCGGCTTCAGGCACCTCGATAG
- a CDS encoding DUF4255 domain-containing protein — MAGFSAIYSVGDSLVSYLRHAYELSHEPEGLPTCRFELVPSGKMAGSETNTPPVEVPGVTLFLYRVAVNEHLRNEPRAEAPPPLALDLHYLLTVWAENVDDEHRIMAWVMLQLHTHNALSASDLSPVGVWRPDELVQIIPAEIPQEDILRMWDALRRPYRPSVTYVARVVCIDVQGKPAGRPVVARRFDFTNEVPRS; from the coding sequence GTGGCCGGCTTTTCCGCCATCTATTCGGTAGGCGATTCGCTGGTCTCATATCTGAGACACGCCTACGAGTTGTCTCACGAGCCCGAAGGCCTGCCCACGTGCCGTTTCGAGCTCGTCCCAAGCGGAAAGATGGCTGGAAGCGAGACAAACACCCCTCCGGTCGAAGTCCCAGGCGTCACCCTCTTTCTCTATCGCGTCGCCGTCAACGAGCACCTGCGCAACGAGCCACGCGCGGAAGCGCCTCCGCCGCTCGCGCTGGACCTGCATTACCTGCTCACGGTCTGGGCTGAAAACGTCGACGACGAGCACCGCATCATGGCCTGGGTCATGTTGCAGCTTCACACGCACAATGCGTTGAGCGCCTCGGACCTGTCCCCCGTGGGCGTCTGGCGCCCGGACGAGCTGGTGCAAATCATCCCAGCGGAAATCCCTCAAGAAGACATCTTGCGGATGTGGGATGCCTTGCGGCGCCCCTATCGCCCTTCCGTTACGTACGTCGCCCGTGTCGTCTGCATCGACGTGCAGGGCAAACCCGCTGGACGACCCGTGGTGGCGCGGCGCTTCGACTTCACGAACGAGGTGCCCAGGTCATGA
- a CDS encoding carboxypeptidase-like regulatory domain-containing protein: MRLERTESRALAAIRFLDAETQRPLSEPITIAGQGLRFARNVRGLHVVTDAPGFSDYAASFELPDPLPAAAAFTLVASDPTRRYLARSFTLELPRDATAPPTGQPLPPDSVFRPVDVTLYPSPLMRPSARSAVVRLRVVDAHDKPLPGALVSLALADPEITRWGLSNERGDALILVPGIPIADWSNPEAPIHFTFSLAAAWAASTQPPDPDALSLDFHPLSSTLDVAAGEEVTTTIKLDWVEL; the protein is encoded by the coding sequence ATGAGGCTCGAGCGCACCGAGAGCCGCGCCCTGGCCGCCATCCGCTTCCTCGACGCGGAGACGCAACGCCCCCTCTCGGAGCCCATCACCATCGCGGGGCAAGGCCTCCGCTTCGCTCGCAACGTCCGCGGGCTGCACGTGGTGACGGACGCGCCGGGCTTCTCCGACTACGCGGCGAGCTTCGAGTTGCCGGACCCGCTTCCCGCCGCAGCCGCCTTCACCCTGGTGGCGAGCGACCCCACTCGCCGCTATCTGGCCCGGAGCTTCACGCTCGAATTGCCACGAGACGCGACGGCTCCGCCCACGGGACAGCCGCTCCCACCAGACTCCGTCTTTCGCCCGGTCGACGTCACGCTCTACCCGTCGCCGCTGATGCGTCCGTCCGCGCGAAGTGCCGTGGTGCGGCTCCGTGTCGTGGACGCCCACGACAAGCCCCTGCCCGGCGCGCTGGTGTCGCTCGCGCTGGCCGACCCGGAAATCACGCGCTGGGGCCTGTCGAACGAGCGGGGTGACGCGCTCATCCTCGTGCCCGGCATTCCCATCGCGGACTGGAGCAACCCCGAGGCCCCCATCCACTTCACCTTCAGCCTGGCCGCGGCTTGGGCCGCCTCGACACAACCGCCCGACCCCGACGCGCTCTCCCTGGACTTCCACCCCTTGAGCAGCACCCTCGACGTCGCCGCCGGCGAAGAGGTCACCACCACCATCAAGCTCGATTGGGTCGAGCTCTGA
- a CDS encoding phage tail sheath family protein gives MPEYLAPGVYVEETSFRARSIEGVSTSTSGFAGPARKGPVSGTPSLVTSFPEFVRLFGGLADLDLTGTQETTNYLAHSVRAYFNEGGSRLYVARVFSGTPANATAGADVIPNADANLRARFTARFPGRAGNGSIRVREVLAPATVGAMRRAPTGSLVRLNQTAASAARVVGTLPPPFNIPDGTTLTLTFDGNTDVTLTFSGRNAEAAATAELDPTTTFLEANQTLTVTLGGQAQTLTLPTDTPLTPAEVVDALNRQLRGGYARLSGADDAAPVGRLLLGTDTRGTGALIQVSANPQLKLAAQTVDNAADPQSNVSDLGAVSLADIQVLLGANATASVDDNKLVISHPLPGASHSLEVASVSSSALGLDAATSEPGTDGTAGVTWWLKQANDTWSNGSDTLPLPNDTASQFQQLPGDSQFVTLTVTTQDGDGQERLYEGLGVDRAHPRYLGHVLTPSPATLSEQMERMYAFEAGNGVSTFALRTALAAGPFTLTGGSDGSEPSAASYEDAFERLGGVEDISIIAAPGSSAYATAQAVRLGLISAAERRRAYRIAVLDTPRGYGPQDALALRAQVDSTKAALYYPWVVVANPLAGPEAADVPREIALPPSAFLCGIYARSDIERGVFKAPANEVVRGALRFEQDIHFAQQETLNPQGVNCLRFFPGRGYRVWGARTVSSDPEWKYVNVRRYFNFLERSVDEGTQWAVFEPNGERLWANIRETIGSFLENQWRTGALLGTDPKQAFFVRCDRTTMDQNDLDNGRLVCLIGVAVVKPAEFVIFRIGQKTADART, from the coding sequence GTGCCTGAATATCTCGCACCCGGTGTCTACGTCGAAGAGACGAGTTTCCGAGCCAGGTCCATCGAGGGCGTCAGCACCAGCACCAGCGGCTTCGCGGGCCCGGCACGCAAGGGCCCCGTTTCCGGCACCCCGTCGCTGGTGACGAGCTTCCCCGAATTCGTCCGGCTCTTTGGTGGCCTCGCGGACCTGGACCTCACCGGCACCCAGGAGACGACCAACTACCTGGCGCACTCGGTCCGCGCTTACTTCAACGAGGGCGGCTCCCGCCTCTACGTGGCGCGCGTCTTCTCGGGGACGCCGGCCAACGCCACCGCTGGCGCGGACGTCATTCCCAACGCGGACGCGAACCTGCGCGCACGCTTCACCGCGAGGTTTCCCGGCCGCGCGGGCAACGGGAGCATCAGGGTCCGGGAGGTGCTCGCGCCCGCCACGGTCGGCGCCATGCGGCGCGCGCCCACGGGCAGCCTGGTCCGGCTGAATCAGACCGCCGCCTCGGCCGCGCGCGTCGTAGGCACCCTGCCCCCGCCCTTCAACATCCCCGATGGCACCACGCTCACGCTGACGTTCGACGGGAACACCGACGTCACCCTCACCTTCTCCGGGCGCAATGCCGAAGCAGCAGCGACGGCGGAGCTCGACCCCACGACGACGTTCCTTGAAGCCAACCAGACGCTCACCGTCACCCTTGGCGGACAGGCGCAGACCCTCACCCTGCCCACCGATACGCCGTTGACGCCCGCGGAGGTCGTGGACGCGCTCAACCGGCAACTCCGGGGTGGTTACGCCCGGCTCAGCGGCGCCGATGACGCCGCGCCCGTCGGCCGTCTCCTCCTGGGTACCGATACCCGCGGTACCGGGGCCCTCATCCAGGTCTCGGCCAACCCGCAGCTCAAGCTCGCCGCACAGACGGTCGACAACGCGGCGGACCCGCAGAGCAACGTGAGCGACCTGGGCGCGGTGTCCCTCGCGGACATCCAGGTACTCCTGGGCGCCAACGCCACGGCGTCCGTCGATGACAACAAGCTCGTCATCAGCCACCCGCTCCCCGGCGCCAGCCATTCGTTGGAGGTGGCCTCGGTGAGCTCCAGCGCGCTGGGCCTGGACGCGGCCACCTCGGAGCCCGGGACGGACGGCACGGCGGGGGTGACCTGGTGGCTGAAGCAGGCGAACGACACCTGGTCCAACGGCAGTGACACGTTGCCGCTGCCGAACGACACCGCGTCGCAGTTCCAGCAGCTGCCCGGGGACAGCCAGTTCGTCACGCTCACCGTCACCACGCAGGACGGTGACGGGCAGGAGCGGCTGTACGAAGGGCTGGGCGTGGACCGCGCCCATCCCCGTTACCTGGGCCACGTGCTCACCCCTTCTCCCGCCACGCTCTCCGAGCAGATGGAGCGGATGTACGCGTTCGAGGCGGGCAACGGCGTGTCCACGTTCGCCCTGCGCACGGCGCTGGCCGCGGGCCCCTTCACGCTCACCGGCGGTTCCGACGGGAGCGAGCCGAGCGCGGCCTCGTACGAAGACGCGTTCGAGCGGCTGGGCGGCGTGGAGGACATCTCCATCATCGCCGCGCCAGGCTCCTCGGCGTATGCGACGGCGCAGGCAGTGAGGCTCGGGCTCATCAGCGCCGCGGAGCGACGCCGTGCCTATCGCATCGCGGTGCTGGACACGCCGCGCGGATACGGGCCGCAGGACGCGCTGGCACTTCGCGCGCAGGTGGACTCGACCAAGGCCGCGCTCTACTACCCCTGGGTCGTCGTCGCCAACCCGCTGGCCGGGCCCGAGGCGGCCGATGTCCCTCGTGAGATCGCGCTTCCGCCGTCCGCCTTCCTGTGCGGCATCTACGCCCGCAGCGACATCGAGCGCGGCGTGTTCAAGGCGCCCGCGAATGAAGTGGTCCGTGGCGCGCTGCGCTTCGAGCAGGACATCCACTTCGCGCAGCAGGAGACGCTCAACCCACAGGGCGTCAATTGCCTGCGCTTCTTCCCGGGACGCGGCTACCGCGTGTGGGGCGCGCGCACCGTCAGCTCCGACCCGGAATGGAAGTACGTGAACGTGCGGCGCTACTTCAACTTCCTGGAGCGCTCCGTGGACGAAGGCACGCAGTGGGCCGTGTTCGAGCCCAACGGCGAGCGCCTGTGGGCCAACATCCGCGAGACGATTGGCAGCTTCCTCGAGAACCAGTGGCGCACCGGCGCGCTGTTGGGAACGGACCCGAAGCAGGCGTTCTTCGTCCGGTGTGACCGCACCACCATGGACCAGAACGACCTCGATAACGGCCGGCTCGTCTGCCTCATCGGCGTGGCGGTGGTGAAGCCCGCTGAGTTCGTCATCTTCCGCATCGGCCAGAAGACGGCGGATGCCCGGACCTAA
- a CDS encoding phage tail protein yields the protein MPTRPTPYGAFNFEISFDGTSFGGFSDVSGLSTEVTLSEYREGNDPENHVRKVPGAFKTGDVTLKRGVVDSRAIWTWVEDVRRNGPLGRKAAVTIRLLDEARNPVQSWKLVNVTPMKFTGPTLAAKGGGDVAMEELVLAAETVRMGFPDVD from the coding sequence ATGCCTACCCGCCCCACGCCCTACGGCGCCTTCAATTTCGAAATCAGCTTCGACGGCACGTCCTTCGGTGGGTTCTCCGACGTGTCCGGACTCAGCACCGAAGTCACCCTCTCCGAGTACCGCGAGGGCAACGACCCGGAGAACCACGTGCGCAAGGTGCCCGGCGCCTTCAAGACGGGCGACGTCACCCTCAAGCGTGGCGTCGTCGACTCGCGGGCCATCTGGACGTGGGTGGAGGACGTCCGCCGCAACGGCCCGCTGGGCCGAAAGGCCGCCGTCACCATCCGCTTGCTTGACGAGGCGCGCAACCCCGTGCAGTCCTGGAAGTTGGTGAACGTCACGCCCATGAAGTTCACCGGCCCCACGCTGGCCGCCAAGGGTGGCGGAGACGTGGCCATGGAAGAGCTCGTCCTCGCCGCGGAGACGGTGCGGATGGGCTTCCCGGACGTGGACTGA